The following are from one region of the Cetobacterium somerae genome:
- a CDS encoding glycosyltransferase, translating into MEKKIHYIWLGKGSKPNIMDICINSWREKLPNYEIIEWNEENLDFYNEIKKNRFLEECYKRKLWAFLSDYFRVKVLYENGGIYLDSDMQILKSLDRFLDDKLFLGMEDENQPSAGIIGAKKGHIFFKKMLEFYENDIWDVNVYTIPAIINYLLKKDYNFVGENKIIELKDGIKIYPYEYFYPYHFTEEFSYEKITKNTYGIHWWGKSWHGNNKKLYFLEFKTLKGYKKKLINLLIFLNILEPIRKFYEKFIKKI; encoded by the coding sequence ATGGAAAAAAAGATACATTACATATGGTTAGGGAAGGGATCTAAACCAAATATAATGGATATATGTATAAACTCGTGGAGGGAAAAACTTCCAAATTATGAAATAATAGAATGGAATGAAGAGAATTTAGATTTTTATAATGAAATAAAAAAAAATAGGTTTTTAGAAGAGTGTTATAAAAGAAAATTATGGGCATTTTTATCAGACTATTTTCGTGTTAAAGTTTTATATGAGAATGGAGGAATTTATTTAGATTCAGATATGCAAATTTTAAAATCCTTGGATAGATTTTTAGATGATAAGTTATTTTTAGGAATGGAAGATGAAAATCAACCAAGTGCAGGGATAATAGGAGCAAAAAAAGGTCATATATTTTTTAAAAAGATGTTAGAGTTTTATGAAAATGATATTTGGGATGTAAATGTATATACAATTCCAGCTATAATTAATTATCTATTAAAAAAAGATTATAACTTTGTAGGAGAAAATAAAATTATAGAGTTAAAAGATGGAATAAAAATATATCCATATGAATATTTCTATCCATATCATTTTACAGAAGAATTTTCTTATGAAAAAATAACTAAAAATACGTATGGAATACACTGGTGGGGAAAAAGTTGGCATGGAAATAATAAAAAACTTTATTTTTTAGAGTTTAAAACTTTAAAAGGTTATAAAAAAAAGTTAATAAATTTACTTATTTTTTTAAATATTTTAGAACCAATTAGAAAATTTTATGAAAAATTTATAAAAAAAATATAA
- a CDS encoding glycosyltransferase produces the protein MELTFIVPVYNVETFLEECLDSIYKVENIEYEVILVNDGSTDRSLDILKKYKEKYPEITKIIDKENGGLSSARNAGIRDAKGEYLSFIDSDDIIDSKGFEEFFKEGQKLDLDIMVGNMRYFSAEKIGEPLFRSQEIKDFTVGKGTKFFLTLFQGTKCFREEVVDDIYKRDFICENKLYFHDNLIHEDSYFTPMAYLKAKRVKYIDIAFYYYRQRSGSIMSTVTDKSINSLEKICYMLLSEYSKTDEYGREALSKLLPSFYKVIVYRYINSDKNYKEKLKNYRTIFKDVKGIKNRNFEEILVYIAPKFSNLLRKLMRKDIGNIQKIPNF, from the coding sequence AAACTTTTTTAGAAGAATGTTTAGATAGTATATATAAGGTGGAGAATATAGAGTACGAGGTTATTTTAGTAAATGATGGTTCAACAGATAGAAGTTTAGATATTTTAAAAAAATATAAAGAGAAGTATCCAGAGATAACTAAAATTATAGATAAAGAAAATGGTGGGTTATCATCAGCAAGAAATGCTGGGATAAGAGATGCAAAAGGTGAATATCTATCATTTATAGATAGCGATGATATAATTGACTCTAAAGGGTTTGAAGAATTTTTTAAAGAGGGACAAAAATTAGACTTAGATATAATGGTTGGAAATATGAGGTATTTTTCTGCTGAAAAAATAGGAGAACCTCTTTTTAGATCTCAGGAAATTAAAGATTTTACGGTTGGGAAAGGAACTAAATTCTTTCTAACTCTTTTTCAAGGTACAAAATGTTTTAGAGAAGAGGTTGTAGACGATATTTATAAAAGAGACTTTATTTGTGAAAATAAGCTATATTTTCATGATAATTTAATACATGAAGATAGTTATTTTACTCCAATGGCATATTTAAAAGCTAAGAGAGTTAAATATATTGATATTGCATTTTATTATTATAGACAGAGAAGTGGTAGTATAATGAGTACTGTAACAGATAAAAGTATAAACTCTTTAGAAAAAATTTGTTATATGCTTTTAAGTGAGTACAGTAAAACAGATGAATATGGAAGAGAGGCTTTATCAAAACTTTTACCAAGTTTTTATAAAGTTATTGTTTATAGGTATATAAATTCTGATAAAAATTATAAAGAGAAATTAAAAAATTATAGAACAATTTTTAAAGATGTAAAAGGTATAAAAAATAGAAATTTTGAAGAGATATTGGTTTATATCGCTCCTAAATTTTCTAATTTATTAAGAAAATTAATGAGAAAAGATATAGGAAACATTCAAAAAATACCTAATTTTTAG